One part of the Oenanthe melanoleuca isolate GR-GAL-2019-014 chromosome 26, OMel1.0, whole genome shotgun sequence genome encodes these proteins:
- the LOC130263543 gene encoding uncharacterized protein LOC130263543, with amino-acid sequence MERRAAGGARGWERPGALLPALPALPPPRPQVNPRAAVPAPSDRCPRVPRSPGPESRCPPHTPGSLSPCPPQLRGRSLSAPRPPGGPPHLRRALPAVAARPVPPRPCGCRERSAGLRRVRGRGAAAERDGERWGAMGNDGERWGAMGSGKTP; translated from the exons ATGGAGCGGCGAGCGGCGGGAGGGGCGCGGGGGTGGGAGCGGCCGGGGGCACTGCTGCCCGCGCTGCCTgcgctgcccccgccccgcccgcagGTGAACCCCCGGGCCGCTGTCCCCGCACCCTCGGACcgatgtccccgtgtcccccgcagccccgggccggAGTCCCGGTGTCCCCCGCACACCCCCGGCTCGCTGTCTCCGTGCCCCCCACAGCTCCGGGGCCGCTCCCTCtccgccccccgcccccccggCGGACCCCCTCACCTCCGCAGGGCGCTCCCGGCCGTGGCCGCCCGCCCGGTGCCTCCGCGGCCATGCGGCTGCCGGGAGCGGAGCGCGGGGCTGCGCCGAGTgcgcgggcgcggggcggcggcggagAGAGACGGGGAGCGGTGGGGAGCTATGGGGAACGATGGGGAGCGGTGGGGAGCGATGGGGAGCG GAAAAACTCCTTAG